Part of the Pseudomonas chlororaphis genome, GTCGTCCTTCGACTACATGGCGTCGACCCCGACCCTGTTCAACGCCGGCACCCTGCGTCCACAGCTGTCCAGCTGCTACCTGACCACCGTTCCGGACGACCTGTCGGGCATCTACGGCGCGATCCACGACAACGCCATGCTGTCGAAATTCGCCGGCGGCCTGGGCAACGACTGGACCCCGGTGCGCGCATTGGGCTCGTACATCAAGGGCACCAACGGCAAATCCCAGGGCGTCGTGCCGTTCCTCAAGGTAGTCAACGACACCGCCGTTGCGGTCAACCAGGGCGGCAAGCGCAAAGGCGCGGTCTGTGCGTACCTGGAAACCTGGCACATGGACATCGAAGAGTTCATCGAGCTGCGCAAGAACACCGGTGACGATCGCCGTCGTACCCACGACATGAACACCGCCAACTGGATCCCTGACCTGTTCATGAAGCGCGTCTTCGACGACGGCAAGTGGACCCTGTTCTCGCCGTCCGAAGTACCGGACCTGCACGACCTGACCGGCAAGGCCTTCGAAGAGCGCTACGAGTACTACGAAGCCCTGACCGAGTACAACAAGATCAAGTTGTTCAAGGTCGTCCAGGCCAAGGACCTGTGGCGCAAGATGCTCTCGATGCTGTTCGAGACCGGCCACCCATGGCTGACCTTCAAGGATCCGTGCAACCTGCGCAGCCCGCAGCAGCACGTGGGCGTGGTCCACAGCTCGAACCTGTGCACCGAGATCACCCTGAACACCAACAAGGACGAGATCGCCGTCTGCAACCTGGGCTCGATCAACCTGCCGAACCACATCGTCGACGGCAAGCTGGACACCGCCAAGCTGCAACGCACCGTGAACACCGCCGTGCGCATGCTCGACAACGTGATCGACATCAACTACTACTCGGTCCCACAGGCGAAGAACTCCAACTTCAAGCACCGTCCGGTCGGCCTGGGCATCATGGGCTTCCAGGATGCGCTGTACCTGCAACACATCCCGTACGGTTCCGATGCCGCGGTCGAGTTCGCCGACAAGTCCATGGAAGCGGTCAGCTACTACGCGATCCAGGCGTCCTGCGACCTGGCCGACGAGCGCGGTGCCTACGAGACGTTCCAGGGTTCGCTGTGGTCCAAGGGCATCCTGCCGCTGGACTCTCAACAGATCCTGATCGCGTCCCGTGGCGAGAAGTACATCGACGTTGACCTGAACGAATCCCTGGACTGGGCACCGGTTCGCGCCCGTGTGCAGAAAGGCATCCGTAACTCCAACATCATGGCCATCGCACCGACCGCCACCATCGCCAACATCACCGGCGTGTCGCAGTCGATCGAACCGACCTACCAGAACCTGTACGTGAAATCGAACCTGTCGGGCGAGTTCACCGTGATCAACCCGTACCTGGTCCGCGACCTCAAGGCCCGTGGCCTGTGGGACTCGGTCATGATCAACGACCTGAAGTACTACGACGGTTCGGTGCAGCAGATCGAGCGCATCCCGCAGGAACTCAAGGCGCTCTACGCCACCGCATTCGAAGTGGACACCAAGTGGATCGTCGACGCCGCCAGCCGTCGCCAGAAGTGGATCGACCAGGCTCAGTCGCTGAACCTGTACATCGCCGGCGCCTCGGGCAAGAAGCTGGACGTGACCTACCGCATGGCCTGGTACCGTGGCCTGAAGACCACCTACTACCTCCGTGCCCTGGCCGCTACCAGCACCGAGAAGTCGACCATCAACACCGGCAAGCTGAACGCTGTTTCCAGCGGCGGCAACCACGGTGACGATTCGGTCCTGGCCGCTCCCGCCGGCCCGGCGCCAGTGCCAAAGGCCTGCGCGATCGACGAGCCGGATTGCGAAGCTTGCCAATAAGCTGAGCCGGCGGGCGTTGCAAAGCGCCCGCTGAAAGAAGCCCCCGATAGACCGCTGGTTTATCGGGGGTTTTCTTTTGGGTGGAGGAAAGTAGCGCCTGACCTGGCCCCATCGCGAGCAAGCTCGCTCCCACAAGGGAACGCATTCCAATGTGGGAGCGGGCTTGTTCGCGAAGGCGTCGGTACATCCAACAACAGTCATTGACTGAACCACCGCTTTCGCGAGCAAGCCCGCTCCCACAGGGATCTGAATGAACACAGGTCTATTCGCGATACGGCCAGAACAAGCGGAGCAGAAAAAAGCCCCTCTTGCGAGGGGCTCCTTGTGCAGCCTTCAAGCCACCTGAGGCATCAGGTCATCTGAATGATGGTCTGCATGATGGTGCTTTGGGTGGAGATGGTCTTGGCGTTTGCCTGGTAGTTGCTCTGCGCCTTGATCAGCTCGACCAGTTCGTTGGTCAGGTTGACGTTGGACTCTTCCAGGGAGTTGGAGACGATCGAACCCAGGGTGCCAGTGGTTGGAGCGTCGTAGCCCGGGATACCCGAGTCGAAGGTTTCCTTCCAACTGGTGCCACCTACCGGTTGCAGGCCCTGCTCGTTGGTGAAGCTGGCAAGGGCGAGCTGGCCGATCGGCTTGGTCTGGTTGTTGCTGAAGTTGGCCAGCAATACGCCGCTGCCGTCGATGGTCAGGTTGGTGATCTGGCCGGTGGCGTAGCCGTTCTGGGTCGGGATCGAACGCGCAGTGTCGGCGTTGAACTGCGTGGTGTTGGTCATCGAGATCGTGATGCTTGGCGCACTCGCAGCCCCGTTGGCCGCCCACACGCCGTTGGTCACGGTGCCCGGCACCCAGCCCGTCAGCACCAGGTCGTTGTTGATGGTCGCAGGAGGCGTGCTCACCTGGGTCAGCTTGCCGCTCGAATCGAAGGTCATGGTCGAAGGCACCGGTGCGGTCGCCCCCGTCGTGGTCGGCAAGCTGCCGTTGAGGTTACGACCGTCGATCAGCGTATAGACGTTCCAGGTGTTGCCAGCCGTCTTGACCATGTACTGGTCCATGGAGTGCTGGTTGCCCTGGGTGTCATAGACCGGGGTGGTGAACTGCTTGGTGAAGGTCGCCGTGTCGCTCGGGTTGAACGCCGCGGTGATCGCCGGCGCCGTCGAGTTCAGGTTGATGGTCGACGACACCAGGCTGGTCGCTTGCGGCGGCAGGTTGGAGGTGTCGATGCGCAGGTCGGTCAGGATGCCGTTCTGGATCTTGCCGTTGGCGTCCACACCGTAGCCTTGCAGGCGCGAAGTGCCATCGGTGTTGGTGATGAAGCCTTCCTTGTCGGTCTTGAAGGTACCGGCACGGGTGTAGCTCAGCGAACCGTCGTTGCTCAGGACGAAGAAGCCCTGGCCCTGGATGCCCATGTCCAGCACGTTGCCGGTGTTGTTGACGTCACCCTGGCCGAACTGTTGGGAAACGTTGGCCAGGCGCACGCCGTTGCCGACGGTCTTGCTGCCCGAACCCAGCTTGGTGGCCGAGTAGACATCTTCGAATTCCGCGCGAGACGATTTGAAACCGGTGGTCGCCACGTTGGCGATGTTGTTGCCGGTAACGTCCAGCTGCTTGTTGGCTGCATAGAGACCGCTAAGGCCGATGTTGAAAGACATTTTCCACTCCTTTGCCGGGTTAGTCGGCTCTTACATACCAATAGTTTGTACTTTGGACAGGGCGATGCTGCCCAGCCCGGCGAGGTTGAGCATCAACTCACCGCCCGTCTGGCTGATCGTCACGCTGCTGACCGTTGCCGGCAGGTTGGTGATCAGCGACGTGGCCTGGCCGTCGATAGTCGTCGAGGCCGCGAAGGTATAAGTGCCCGACTCGACCGTCGTGCCCGCGTCGTTCTTGCCATCCCAGATGAAGGCGGAATTGCCGGCCTTCTGGCTGCCCAGGTCGATGGTGCGCACGGTCTTGCCGTCCTTGTCGACGATCTTGACCGCGACGGAGGAAACCGATGCCGGGACCACCACCGTGCCGTTGAGGCTCTTGGAGGTATCGACCACGGCCTTGTCGCCCGGGGCAATGACCGAGCGCCCGACCAGCGACGACGCCTGCAAGGCCTGGGACGAGTTGTAGTTGCCGGCGATACCGCTCACCGTCTGGTTGAGGGTGGTGATGCCTTCCAGGCTGCTGAACTGCGCCAGTTGGGCCACGAACTCGCCGTTGTCCTGGGGCTCCAGCGGGTTCTGGTTCTTCAGTTGGGTAACGAGCAGTTGCAGGAACGCATCCTTGCCCAGCTCCTTCTTGCCGGTCGCCGCGCTGGTGGCCGAGGTCAGGCTGTCGCTGGCGCTAGTGGTCTTGACCGACGAGTTCGCCAGGATCTCGTTGAGACTCAGACCACCGGTGGTGTTGGTAACACTCATGTGACTCGCCCCTTATCACTGACCGAGGGTCAGGACCTTCTGCATCATGGTTTTGGCGGTGTTCATCATTTCGGCGTTGGTCTGGAACGAACGACTGGCGGAAATCATGTCGGCCATTTCCTCGACGACGTTGACGTTCGGGTAGTAGACGTAACCCTTGGCGTCGGCAGCCGGATGGTTAGGCTCGTAACGTGCTTCGAGGTTGCTCTGGTCTTCGACCACGCCCAACACCTGCACGCCCTGCCCGGCCGCGTCCTGCTCCTGGAACAGCGAGTCGCTGCCGCCGTTCTGGCCAGCCTGGAACATGGTGGCGAACACCGGGTGACGAGCACGGTAGGTCTGGTCGATGCTCGACGACACGGTCTCGGCGTTGGCGATGTTACTGGCGACGGTGTTCAGGCGAGTGGTCTGGGCACTCATGGCACTGCCGGCGATGTTGAATACGCTCGCGATCGACATGGATTACTCTCCGCGCAGGGCCGATACCAGCCCTTTGAATTTGCTGTTGAGCAGCGTGAAGCTGGCCTGGAAGTTCACGGAGTTCTCCGCGTAGTTGGACTGTTCCAGTTGAGCGTCCACGGTGTTCTGGTCGATGGACGGTTGCATCGGCGTGCGATACATCAGCGACTCGTCGCCATTGCCCAGGCCCTCGGCCTCGATATGACGGCTGTTGGTCATGTTCAGGGCGAAGCTGCCGTTCTTGGTCTTCTCGTTCTGCTCGGCGAGCACTTTGGAGAAGTCCAGATCCCGGGCCTTGTAGTTCGGGGTATCGGCGTTGGCGATGTTGTTGGCCAAGACTTCGGCACGCTGGGCGCGGAAGCCCAGGGCCTTTTCATGGATACCGAGCGCTTTATCGAAGCTGATGCTCATGGCACAAACCTTTGGGTGACCAATGTACGTACGATGGCTATAGCAAGCGTCGTGCCACTTTCCAAAAGCCCATAAACCGGGGCTTTGCGGGCAGCGGCAAGGCGGCAATGCCAGAAAAGCGGCAATGGGTTTCCGCTTGGCTGCCGCTTTTCTGCCGCTCTCAGCGTCAACGGCGATTAATTGTGGGAGCGGGCTTGCCCGCGAAAGCGGTGTATCAGTCGGCATCAATGTCTCTATTGGATCGCCTTCGCGGGCAAGCCCGCTCCCACAGGAGATTGGGGGGATTTGATGAAAGGTGGCAGGCAAAAAAAGGGAGCCTTAAAGGGCTCCCGTTTTTTGACACACCGGCCAATCACTTCGCCTGGTAGATGATCCCTGGGCTGCACTGGACCATCTGGTAATGATCCGGCAAGCCGTTCAACGCCTCGGAAGCCCCGAGGAACAGGTAGCCACCGGGCTTCAGGGTGCCGTGGATACGCATCAGGATGTCCTTCTTCACTTCGGCCGAGAAGTAGATCAGCACGTTGCGGCAGAACACGATGTCGAACTTGCCCAGGCTGGCATAGCTGTCCAGCAGGTTGAACGAGCGGAACTCCACCCGGTTCTTGATCGGCGCCTTGACCACCCAACGCCCCGGCCCCTTCGGATCGAAGTAGCGCTGCAAGCGATCGGGCGACAGGCCGCGACCGATGGCCAGGCTGTCGTACTCGCCGGTCTTGCAGTTGTTGAGCATGGTCCCGGACAGGTCGGTGGCGACGATCTGCACGCCCCCCTTCAACTGGCCGATGTTGGTCCGCTCGAACTCGTCGATGGACATCGACAGCGAATACGGCTCCTGTCCCGACGAGCAGGCCGCCGACCAGATCCGCAGGCGCTGGCCCGGACTGGCCTTGATGGCCGCCGGCAGCACTTTGTTCTTCAACACCTCGAACGGATAGGTGTCGCGAAACCACAAGGTTTCGTTGGTGGTCATGGCGTCCACCACCATCTCGCGCAAGCCACTGCGCGGCTGGGTCTGGATGCGCTGCACCAGCTCGCCCAACGTCTTGAGGCCCTGTTGCTCCATCAATTTGTTGAGACGGCTCGACACCAGGTATTGCTTGTTTTCACCAAGCAATATGCCACAGGCTTTTTCCAGGAAGACCCGGAACTGTTCGAAATCCAAATTACCCGTAGACAAGATACCGCCTCTTTCATTGTATTGATGTGCCGGGCGCACAATGCGCCCGACCTTTTATTCTACTGACTTGATTCGATCGACCACCCGGGACGCCAGGTCATCGGGCCGGAATTTTGCCAGGAAATCGTCGGCACCGACCTTCTTGACCATCGCCTGGTTGAACACCCCGGACAACGACGTGTGCAAGATGATATGCAGTTTCTGCATACGCGGGTCGCTGCGGATCTCCGAAGTGAGGGTGTACCCGTCCATCTCCGGCATCTCGATGTCGGAGATCATCATCAGGAACTCCTCTTCCGGCTTCTTGCCCTCGTCGACCAGCGTGCGCAGGTAATCCAGCGCCTGCCGACCGTCGTTCAACGCAATCACCTCGACGCCGATGGTTTGCAGGCAACGGGTCACCTGTTTGCGCGCCACCGACGAATCATCCACGGTCAGTACCCGCAGCGAAATCGCCTTGTGCTGGGTTTCGGCATCCACCACACCCTGGGAAATCGTTTCCGTGGTCGGCGCCACTTCGGCGAGGATTTTCTCCACGTCGATGATTTCCACCAACTGGCTATCGACCCGGGTCACCGCCGTCAGGTAGTGATCGCGACCGGTGCCCTTGGGCGGCGGATGGATCTCCTCCCAGTTCATGTTGACGATGCGTTCCACCGAGCGCACCAGGAAACCCTGGGTCTTGGTGTTGTACTCGGTGATGATCACGAACGGATTGCTCTGGTCCATCAACCGCCCCGAACCGGTCGCCATCGCCAGGTCGAGGATGGGGATGGTCGCTCCCCGAATGTTTGCCACACCGCACACCACGGGACTGGACTTGGGCATCAGGGTCAGCTTGGGGCATTGCAGCACCTCGCGCACCTTGAATACGTTGATCCCGTACAACTGCTGGCCGTCGAGACGGAACAGCAACAGCTCCAGGCGATTCTGACCGACCAGCTGTGTCCGCTGGTTTACCGAGTCCATTACTCCCGCCATGCCCTGACTCCTACCTAACGCTAATGGGTCCGACGCGCATTCATCACTAAACGGCACGGGGCTTGCTATTCAACCGGCATGAACGCACAAACGACATTTTCTCGACGCCTGACCACTCACTGCCGCCACTGGCTCGGTGCACTGTTGGCTGCCTGCCTGTTCACCTGGGGCAACCCGGCTCTCGCGGAGGCTCCGGTTACCTTGCCTGATCTCCTTATCGGCGTCACTCAGGGCTTTCTTGAATTCACCGTAGAAGACTATCTGGCAACCAGTCAAACCGAAGGTCGCTACGAAATCGAAGTCAACCAGCTCGACCCACGCCTGCGCATGCCGATGTGCGACAAGGAATTGACTGCCTCGCTGGAAAGCCCGGCCCGCCCGCTGGGCCGCGTCACAGTGAAGGTGCGCTGCGACAGCGCCGCGCCCTGGACGGTGTTCGTGCCCGCCCAGGTGCGCCTGTTTCGTGAAATCGTCACGACCACTCGTCCACTCAAGCGGGCCGGGATCGTCGAGCCGCAGGACGTGGTGCTGCGCGAACGTGACGTCAGCCAGATCAGCCAGGGCTTCCTGACGTCGGTGGATGAGGCCATCGGGCAGAAACTTGTCCGACCAATGGTCGCCGACCAGGTCATCACCCAGGTGCACCTGGAACAGGCCGAAGTGGTCCGCAAGGGCGACCAGGTGGTCATCACCGCCCGCAGCGGCACCCTGGCCGTGCGAATGCCCGGCGAGGCCCTGTCCAACGGCGGCATGCGCGAGCAGATCCGAGTGAAGAACCTCAACTCCCAACGGGTGATCAAGGCTCAGGTCATCGCCCCCGGCCAGGTGGAAGTGGCCATGTAGTACTTTACGCAGGCAGGCAGAAAGCTGGCGCTTGACCTCGCTGTTCCCTAGACTGTGCCTTACGCAAAGGCAAGCGCAGACGTGCGCACGTTCATTGGATAAATGAGCCTAAAGTTTTTTTAGGGATGGCCGAAAACATGGCAAGCGTCCAAATATCCAGAGGTTTTCTACCATGGTCATCGACTTCAATCGTTTAAACAGCTCTTCACCGTTGACAGGCACTACGCGTACCAGCGCCAGCAAGGAAGCCGACAAATCCGCGCCGTTGTCTACGCCGGCCGAACAAGTCAGCAATGGAGAGTCGGTTCACCTCAGCAATGAGGCTCAGCAGTTGCAGAAGGTCACTGACAAGCTGCGCGATCAACCTGTCGTCGACAACGCCCGCGTGGCCGAGTTGAAAGCAGCCATCGCCGATGGCAGCTATAAAGTCGACAGCAACCGCGTAGCCAGCAAACTGCTCAACTTCGAAGCCCAGCGCTAGGCCGCCGCCTGCGCCAGGCTTTTGGACGCTTAAGACCTAAGGCCAGCCATGCACGACACGACTTTATTGCAACTGATCATCGACGACTTTGTCCCAGCGCAACAATTGCTGGAACTGCTGCAGACCGAATCACTGGCGCTGCACGGTCGCGACATGCCCTTGCTGGAAAACATCCTGGCACAGAAGCAGGCATTGATCATTTTGCTCGACCAGCATGGCCGCAAGCGCAGCGAGATCCTCGCCAGCCTCAACCTGCCCGCCAGCCCCGACGGCCTCGAGCAGTTGGCCAGCCAGTCGTCGATCGGCGACCAGCTCCTCGCCCAGAGCGCTGTCCTGACTGACCTGCTCGCCCAATGCCAGGCCGCCAACGCGCGCAATGGCCAGTCGATCCAGGTCCAGCAGGCCGCCACCGCCAATCAGTTGCGCATCCTCAATGGCGGTGAAATCCCGACGCTGTATGACGCTCGCGGTTCGACCGCCAAGATGGTCAAGCACCGCCCGCTCAGCCAGGCATGAAACGAACCATGCCGGCGCTCTATCAACGCGCGATACATGCTGGCAAAATGCTGGCTCTTTGTAGTCGTATTTTGCCTGGAGATTGACCCACCGTGTTCAATGCCTCAAACGCGGATGATGCTCCGCAACCGCCCAAGGTCCTTACCACGCCCCTGGAAATCTCCGGCAACCTGCGGATGCTGCAAGATAGCCATGACCCGCTGATCATCACCTTCCACGAACGCACCCAACGCTTCCAGAGCTACCTGGTGGACGTGAACCGCGAGAACAACTCCCTCGCCCTCGACGAAATGATCCCCCGGGACGGTGAACGGTTCCTGCTGGCGGGCGAGCCATTTCGCGTCGAGGGCTTCCACGACGGCGTGCGCATCGCCTGGGAAAGCAACGGCCCGCTGACCATCAGCGACACCAGCGACGGCCGCTGCTACCGCGGCGCCCTGCCTGACGAAGTGGTCTATCATCAACGTCGCAACGCCTTTCGTGCCGCCCTGAAGCTGGCACAACTGGTGGACGTCGAACTGGGCGGCGAAAAGCTCAAGGCGGCAGTAAACGGCAAGTTGCTGGACATTTCCGCCACCGGCTGCAAGCTGCGCTTTGACGGCGACATCACCGAACGCCTGCAACTGGGCCAGGTCTACGAGCGCTTCATCGCTGCCCTGCCCTTCGGCAACATGACGGCCCCGGTCGAATTGCGCTACCTGCATTTCGAAGAAAGGATCAACACCACCTTCGCTGGCGTGCGCTTCCACAACATCAGCGGCCTGGTGCAGCGCCAGGTCGAGCGGTTCGTCTACCAGCTCCAGCGCGAAGCCCGTCGTTTCGACAAAGATGATCTCTGATCCGCCGCATTAAAAAAACGGGCAGCCCCTTGCGGTGACTGCCCGTTTTTTTATGCGCGATTACGGCCTGGCTTGAGTAAAGCTGGGGGCCTGCGGCTCGTCATCGGCCGCTTCGGCTTCTGCAACCGGTTCAGGCTCGGGCTCAGGCTCGGGCTCAACGTCCGATGCGGCCGGCGCCTGCATCTGCTCCTGCACCACCTGCTCATCCACCCGAGGGTCAAGGCACGCTACCAGCGGCGAGCTCGACATGCTGTCGGGCATGGCCACGTGGTGCAGCGGAGCGTCGTCGACCTGGTGCAGGTTGGTGACCGCTTTCGGCCGAATCCGCCACACCAGTATCAAGGCGAAGAAGGCGGAAAACGCATACAGCATGTGGCTGCCGAACAGCTTCATCAGTATCCCGGCCACCAACGGCCCGATACTGGCACCGACGCCATAGGTCACCAACAGCATCGCCGTCAGCGACACTCGCCGATCCGCCTCGACGTGGTCATTGGAGAACGCCACCGCCAGCGGATACAGGCAGAACTGGACCAGCGAGCAGAAGAACCCGGCGATGAACAGCACTTCCAGCGGCACACTCGACAGGATCGCCAATGGCATCGCACAGATTGCCAGGGCCAATGCAAAGCAGCGGATCAGCAACGCCCGGTCGTAGCGATCGGACAGCCAGCCCAAGGGCCACTGCACCAGCAGGCCGGCGAAGATGCAGCTCCCCATGAACAGGCCGACCTGCTCGGTCGACAGGCCCTGCTGGGAGGCATACAACGGCGCCAGGCCATAGAAGGAACCGACGATCAACCCCGAGCCCAACACCGTGCTGAGCGACTGCGGGACGCGCTTGATGAAGAACCGCGGCTCCATCGGCGCCGGACGCAGCGGCGCCGGGTGAATCCGTCGGGTCAGCGCCACCGGCACCAGGCACAAGGTGAAGCACAGCGCCACCAGCATCAGCAATTCCAGGCCCAGGGCCGGATGGATCACCAGGATCAACTGGCCCAGCACCATCCCCAGGTACGAGGCGATCATGTAACCGCTGAACACCACCCCGCGCTGCTTGGCGTCGGCCTGCTCGTTGAGCCAGCTCTCGATGACCATGTACTGGCACATCATGCCGAGGCCGACAATCATCCGCAGCACGATCCAGGCCGGCAGCCAGTTCACCAGCCCGTGGCCCAGGACTGCCGCCCCGACGATCCCGGCGCAGGCCGAGTAGGCGCGGATATGCCCGACGCGGGCAATCAGCCGATGGCCGATCTTGCCGCCCAGCACCAGGCCGAAATAGTTGGCCGCCATCAGCGCACCGACCCACAGGCTGTCCACGTGGTCGGCGGCCAGGCGCAAGGCCAGGTAGGTACTCAAGAGGCCCGAGCCGATCAACATCATCAGCGAGGCGAAATAAAGCGCTCGAAAAGGTTTCCAGACTTGGCGCATCGGCGTTCCGAGCGGCTCCTTGAGGTGGGGTAAGGGCTACCCTTGAAGATAGCCCGGATACAACGATTCGTTATGCCTGGGCCGCCAGAATGCGGCGTTCCCAGGGTGTGATCTCATCGAAGAAGCTGGCCAGCTCAAGGGTCTTCGAAGCAACGTAGCCTTCGATGAACTCCTCACTGAACAGTTCCTTCGCCAGATGAC contains:
- a CDS encoding MFS transporter; the encoded protein is MRQVWKPFRALYFASLMMLIGSGLLSTYLALRLAADHVDSLWVGALMAANYFGLVLGGKIGHRLIARVGHIRAYSACAGIVGAAVLGHGLVNWLPAWIVLRMIVGLGMMCQYMVIESWLNEQADAKQRGVVFSGYMIASYLGMVLGQLILVIHPALGLELLMLVALCFTLCLVPVALTRRIHPAPLRPAPMEPRFFIKRVPQSLSTVLGSGLIVGSFYGLAPLYASQQGLSTEQVGLFMGSCIFAGLLVQWPLGWLSDRYDRALLIRCFALALAICAMPLAILSSVPLEVLFIAGFFCSLVQFCLYPLAVAFSNDHVEADRRVSLTAMLLVTYGVGASIGPLVAGILMKLFGSHMLYAFSAFFALILVWRIRPKAVTNLHQVDDAPLHHVAMPDSMSSSPLVACLDPRVDEQVVQEQMQAPAASDVEPEPEPEPEPVAEAEAADDEPQAPSFTQARP